The following proteins come from a genomic window of Lycium ferocissimum isolate CSIRO_LF1 chromosome 4, AGI_CSIRO_Lferr_CH_V1, whole genome shotgun sequence:
- the LOC132051743 gene encoding signal recognition particle 14 kDa protein, with the protein MVRLQPDPFLNELTSMFERTTEHGSVWVTLKHSSDKSKAQRNKMKTAGENIEFKCLIRATDGKKNISTMVGAKDHQRFQASYAILLKARLTALKKRERKDKRKAADSDKKTENSKKKSAATKAST; encoded by the exons ATG GTACGATTACAGCCAGATCCATTTCTCAATGAACTGACAAGCATGTTTGAGCGAACTACTGAACATGGTTCTGTTTGGGTTACTCTTAAACACT CTTCTGATAAATCTAAAGCCCAAAGGAATAAGATGAAGACAGCTGGCGAAAATATTGAATTTAAGTGCCTCATCCGAGCAACTGATGGGAAAAAGAATATTTCCACAATG GTTGGAGCAAAAGATCACCAGCGTTTCCAAGCATCTTATGCAATTTTGCTGAAGGCCCGCTTGACTGCATTGAAGAAGAGGGAGAGGAAGGACAAGAGGAAAGCTGCTGATTCTGACAAAAAGACTGAAAATTCGAAAAAGAAATCTGCTGCTACCAAGGCCTCTACATGA